In Gadus morhua chromosome 9, gadMor3.0, whole genome shotgun sequence, the sequence TTTATAACCTCCATTACATCTCACTATGGCCCTCAGCTCAACAACTGAACACTTACTGGGGGTTTAACACCGTGAGACCCTGCTGTCAGGATTACTGGACATTTCACACCTCCTTAAAATGCATTTTGGTGTTTTAAACTGCGGGTTTATCCTTCCTCCACAAAGCTGCACCTCCCGATCCTCCCGGAGGAGAACAAGTGCCGCTACGCTAGCAAGTAGCTAGCTAGCCTCGCCGGCTATCAGTAGCGGAGTAGCCAGAGGAGTGGAAGTGAATGGGTATATTAGCCGAAATAGCTACTGCTATGAGCCACAACGATAACCCATCCGATATCATAACTTATGCTCCGGAACTCAACAACCGTGGACTTGAAAATTAACACAAACATTAAAACAATGTCCCGTCGACGCGTGTTAACGTCTAAACGAGGGGTTTGTGGTGCTGGGGTGACAGTTGGAGTGGCGGCGGTAGAAGTTGAGCGTCGGCCGCTCCGCGCTACGGCGGCGCTCCGCCAATAGGAGGGCGCCTCAACTCTCTCCATGTCCTCACACGcagcaccgcacacacacacacacacacacacacacacacacacgttcacacacgcacgcacgcacacacattcactcacacacacactcacaccgttCAGACAGAGTGGGGCGAAAAGAGCGAAAATGAAAGTTATGCGATAAAAAGAAAAGCAGCCCAGCGTGCACTACTTCCTCTCCTCTGGACTCACAGAGCAGCGGcggtcctcttctcctcctctcacaattaattaaataattattaaaaaCAACCCAATAACCACTCCGCCGCGTCCGCAGCGTGGCCTCAGCGCCGACAGAGGCTCCCCGGGtctctgggggagagaggagagcagatcCGGACGGGTTTCGAACTAGTTTAAATAGAACGGGTCCAAAAAAGAGGAGAAACTGAGGTACAAAACAAGAACTCTTCTTCAGTCTCATTCACCACGGCCTGAGCACTCACAGCGATCACTGCGccggagaggagggagaagaagagggggggTGCACAAACTAGTTCAAACGCGGAGCTGGTGAACACTTTTCAGTGCGAAACTGTTTCGATTTGTTGATTTATCTACGGTTAAAGTCATTCAATAGAGCGGATCGAGCGATGCACGTGAAAAGAAAATGTGTTGGAAAAGAGAACTATTTTTCTTATCGATGTGGCGAATTTATTTCACTTTGCCTAAGGAACAGCGGTGATGCGGCTCCATTGCCTAGGGAGAAAGGCCCGGATGTGAACTCGGTGAAACTCACTTTTATACCTTTTTATACTTCATATCGCACTTGTTTTGGCTTATCTCttatttacatttgtatttttatctTATATTTAAAGGTGTATGTTTTCCAATTTGACGTCGCTATATTTCCTTTGTCTGATTTTTAAACTGCGTTGGAAATGTACGCCTACTACATGTTTATGTTGTGGGCCAATAAAGCTCTTTCGAtttgaagagagggagagaggggccctCACTAAGATCAACACTCATCCACACGGGATGCTTTATTCAGGAGGAAAGATATCGTGTGTCTGCTCTCAAGATAGATAGtagtaaacaaaaaataaaataactaaaaagTAAACGAAATATAATTAGAATAATCTAAATATTAATATAGGGATGCAAATCAAAGATCAAAAGATGGGAAGGAAGCCATGAAATAACTGCACAACAATGTTGGTTGTGTTGATCAAGTGGAAATGTAGGCTACCATCAGCCATAAGCCCCATTAACCCAATCATCACGATCAGGAGATGGGCAAAGTGGAAATTAAGGTGtaatatgcattttttttttataataaacctcttcactgtaggcctacatatcaatATCTAAAATCTATTTACAACTCTTTTTCCTAAAACGTCTTCACTGATTCATAACTATATAATACATCTTTAATAAGACATAACTATATACTAACACATATTGACGCAACTATGGTAAAACATATTCATACAAGTATCTCAAATATTGTTGTTAATACAGCCATTTGAAGATGTATTGATAAGCATGCACTGAAAGTTTAGAATATCTAGGTTGAACAATGTATTACTCACCGGTAACACTCAGACTCACCACCAGGGGGCTAACATTCAGACTCACCACCAACGGGCTACCGCTTAGATCACCACCACTCAGACACCAGGTAACACTCAGACTAAACACCAGATAAAACTCAGACTCACCATCAGATAACACTCAGACTCACCATCAGATAACACTCAGACTCAACACCAGGTAACACTCAGACTCACCAGCAGATAACACTCAGACTTACCCCCAGGTAACACTCAAGACTCACCACTAGAGGCCTCAACCAGGTAACACTCAGACTCACCACCAGAGGTCAGTTTCGGCGCGCAGGCGACACTTTGGTGGCATAACGACTACTGAATTTATTTTCTGCCTGTTTTTCCGGTCTTTAGTTTCGGTTGTTTTAAAAGACCACCCACATTcattaagtataataataaagtataaaataataaatcatttattattattattattaataaagttATATTTTACCTTATCATAGATAAACTCTTACATAGCAACAGATACTTAGGCCAATCAATTAGTTGAAATTAGTCTGGCGAGACACGGCAGGTGaatgcgattttttttttaacttacagATATCTTTATGAAACTTTACCGGTTGATTAGCCACATGattagaagaagaaaatgcaTTGAAAGTTTTCTGTAATTGTATGTTAAGATATGGTAATTAGGCTATATCTAATAAAATATGCgcaaatatgcatacattttgaAACAAAGAATCGGACCATTGGAAAAAGCCAGGctcaaaattattttttcatgttgttgctatattaaatagaaaaatatttacaaaGGGGATTATGGATATCTCCTTTCGTTATCCAGTTaatcagaaaataaaaaaattgattGCCGCCCTATTTTTATGCATAAAATGTCATGTAAATCAGGCCAAGAATGATATATCAACAAATCCCACTGTAAAAATCTTCATATAATAGCTGAGAATAAGATTCTAAAGTTTGGTGCATGTAGGTGCTACAGAAGTGGAGATTCCTTGCTTGGCGCGTGAGGAAAAACTCATTTTGAGAAAACGGCTTTTAAAGATTCTTATGACAAAAGCCAACCAAGCTTGAGAGCATACCACGTGATACATTCGAACCAATCGTCCGGTCGGAAATcgagtccagccaatcagatatcaGTTTTATGTTGTGCAGCAGATCGAGTGCTTTCCAATGATACCACGGAACACATACGACAGAGACCGGCTGTATTTGAAACGGTGCGTAATAAAGCAAACGTTTGGTGAATCTTCTGTAAAATTCAGAGGCGCAAGTTGACaaactataataaaacaaacacctaaatgtttcgttttgacatttttttttcttttgtgcgaaacattacatgttaatggtgcaaaatagcccaaaatatcaaaattgaccagtgactgaaaaatcgatgattttgcctgccgtgtctcgccttaaaAAAAGACTAATGTCAGAGTCTGAAATAAGAAAATATCCCAAAAACCAGCAATTACAATGAATCCACGGGGAAAATAGTTTCTAAAAGTAGTTAGATAACATTGAGTGAGTGACTAACGTTACTTTTAACGGTCACGAGTGGCTACCGCTAGGCTACAACAGCGGTGGTCAACGTTGGATACTAGTACTTCCAGACCAACCCCCCCTAGATCCACCAGGTACTAGTACCTCCTGGATCCAACAGGTAGGCTACTAGTACCCGCTGGATCCATCCAACATGTACTAGTAGACTAGACTACCACCTGGATCCAACAGGTAATAGTGCCCCCTAAAGGTTTTCCCCTTCGGAAAGTTAAGAACCGACacattaattaatatttttgaaagcaaaaatCTGTTAGATATCGGGTGGGACCAACCTGCCGTGTTACGGTCTCTGATACCGAGCAGATCATTCACTGACTCAACCAACGACTTCCAACGTAATTGGTGAGTTAACTCACGGTGAATCGCATTTTTTAAAAATCTTATGTTAaagacgacgctgaagttggcatccgattcgcagcatccgattcggcttgaaaaccacttagaatcttcaaatcggtcctgattgaaaaccactacacctagactcttcaaatttggactacatcatcacagtgaggctatacattatgtaaaacatagtttcagatttgtgaaacctttaccctatttgtgaaaatgcaatacagaccgcattgcattttcacaaataggttaaaggtttcacaaatctgaaactatgttttacataatgtatagcctcactgtgttaatttagtctagatttgaagagtctaggtgtagtggttttcaatcaggacccgttctaatgcagtctggacccctaaaaagcattaaaatgagcctgcattgcattttcacaaatagaaaaaaggtttcacaaatccgtaactatgtttattataatgtcactgtgataatttagtccagatttgaagagtctaggtgtagtggttttcaatcaggaccgatttaaagtggaccagctgctgaatcggatgctgcgaatcggatgccaacttcagcgtcgtattTTAAAGGGGAAATATGCCACTTTGCCCACTTAttcgccgttttcttggtttgCGCTCTTATTGAGCTCACCCTACAGCTTTGGAGGCgctacaacactgtcgtaacaactcgttgacgacccttccccatccaCTTCTACGCTTgccatgtgtgcatttgttttcaaagaagccggcgaatgcgtggagcaatgtccgaagtagatgttcataaagagtagacatggttatacattttgaaagggtgTATGTTTTACAATAAACCCATCCTTTTTTCAGTTGACGGGGAGatgttatatcctagattagaaTTGGTTTATCTTTGGTTGTTGAACAGAACGATCATtggagtgttggccaacataatacataacgaCAGCATGACCAATTTGCGCAGCAATCGTACATTTATGTATCTGTTCAAGTACGTCACTTTTGTACGGAATGACAGGGAAATAGCTTCAGAGATGAGACGGTATGCTGTCGCTCGTCCCCGCAGGAGAGTTCTCATAGATAGGCAGATGCTGTGTCTGGAAGAATAGGGACGCATTTATTTTTACGTGTAAATGCTTGCAAATAAACattgttaataaatattattgtttatggttttaaaatgtttcaatTTTTTTGAAATAACAGATGTTTGCACCACCTTTCTATCATTGGTTCAATAATAAACACTTTGtttagaaaaatatttattttggatattGAAAGAAATGCATTAAAGTGACAGTTTGTTTCTTGCCTTACGGCTATTGTGTAACATCTTCTTGAGGGTTCTCTAGATTTCCTCGTCACATTTGTACCCGCACAAGTTCGGATTTGGGTGTTGGCTGTACCGGGGCAGGCAGGCCGAGCCGTCTTGGGTCATCAAGCGTCATAGCAATGCTGTTTGCCAACGCTTGTAActaagaaaaaaatacaaagcaaactttTTACAGACATGGTTACAAGCGGGGAGCTACGCAAAAGGTATAACATGGCTAAAGCTATAATGGAGGTTCACGTATCGTAACAGTTCTGTTACCGACGAATATGTGCCAACTAGCAGCTCTCGTGCAGGTAACTGCATTATATGGCCAGCCGGACATATCACGATATAGGCTATACAGTACACCCTTAGAAAATCGAAGGCATTCGAATAGCGGTCTAgtgatctaaataaacaagaacctggattcggggatttaGCCtttatctgggggacgagacagacgaacagcaaaacaaccatGGAAACGAAGGTGTTGGTAGCGAGTACGCGAACACCCCTGCAAGCAAgttagaaacatacagggcaaacacatttttacagacaccatcaacatcaagaaGCCACAATACagagttcacccaagggtacttacaATTTCAAGAGCAACACGTCCATGGCAAGTCGGcatctgatttgcagtctttttctgtcagttcacgctattcctgagaagctcgcccaacgtttactcgtgtgtGGCCTCTCTATcggtctcccttttctcttgtGGTTTCTCCGACATAGGGATTTTCTGTCTcattttagtcggctgatccatgatgaatgtaacaaacCCTGCGCTACTTTCGTTTATATCGATCCGGTTCCGTGTTGGGTCTGTACTAGTACCGTAAAGCAATTCGGTACTTCGAGAGACCCGAGACTctcgcgagagtgggcggcgggtcgccggcagaaacttgcatattcccttttttccgccaagatgcgctagGTGGAGTCGAAACAGCGACCAATCGACTCATAAAGGGTTATAGAAGCATCACAATGACTCTTAACCTTTATATTAAAGTAAATTAAACCAAAAGTTTTATGGTGTACTTTAAATCCATTCTGAGttaaatgagattatcaaaCGGAATGACACATAatcattcataccaaatgtagCCATAATTTATGTAAGCAAAAACTAGACCAAGTGATATTGGAGTTTTATTGACTCGTTCAGAGTGGGTTGAATATGAATCTTACGAaacaccacagatttgggaattgtaaacatTGAAAACAAGATTGGGTTAACGCGTTATTATTGCGCTAATTCTAACATAGAATTAGCCAATTCTAATTCTCTGACTCTCTCGTCAGTGAGCCGTGATACTGGGGTCCTgatgtgaggggtggggggggtcctgcGGAGGGCCTGTATTCTGACACTCTGGTTTGAAGTACGCCTCCTTGTGTCATTTAGCtgaataataatttaataattcaAATAGCAAAGAATTGAAAGACTAAAATAACCACAATATTGGTCCTTTATTTGGCCTCACAATGTTGTACGGTCGGCACATAACGGAAACAGAAGGTCTGTCTGGAGGCACACCATCACAGTAAAGTCAGACGAGGTTCAGGATCCACACTGAAACAACCCAGACAGGAGGAGGCGGCTGAGGGCTCCACCAATCAGAAGGCTTGGGACACGCTGAGCCCTTCTGATAGGATGAGAGTTAGTACATGACAGGTGAGTGTTGTTTTATTAGTTAATTCAATCATAATCCAATATCCTTTCTAAATCCAATCCTATTAGCGGTATATCATTTAATTAAACCACAACaccatgacctttgacctgtgccTCAGTTTTCCATCATGGCTCTTTCCTGCAGTGCCCTATTCTCTGCCCCAACGAACAGTGAGCACCAGAGGACGGGTTAGGTGGTCATGGAGGTCAGGCCCTTGACCACAGCTCCCCTTTAAATAAGGCTTTATTTCACTGGACTCAATTTAAATAGAGATAATATAaacaataaactaaactaactgAGGAGGCAGACGAGCAGTTCGTTAGCATGCTAGCGCATGTTTTAGCTGCATGTGCAAACTTGCTTTGGCCTCAAACCGTGAAGTCACCAGCACTCAGAACTAAACATTCACCTCCCAAACTAAAGAATGATTCAGACTTCCTCCTCAGggtggagctcctcctcctcagggtggagctcctcctcctccggcggtaggtcctcctcctcctcctcctcctcagggtgGCGCGCGGCTGCAGCGCAGAAGGTGGAGGAAGCTGCTCCTGAAGGCTCCGTTGAAAAGGGCATAGAGGGCGGGGTTAATGGCGCTGTTGACGTAGCAGAGCCAGTAGCCGGCGGCCCAGAGGGCATCGGGGACACACACCCGGCAGAGGGAGCCCACCACAGCCAGCACGTTATAGGGCAGCCAGGTGGCGATGAACACCAGCAGGACGGCCAGCACCGCGTGGGTCACCCTCCGctcccggctcctcccccgccagCGGGCCAGCGTCGAGCAGCTCCGGGACAGGCCTCGCCTCCAGGGAGGGGTGTCAGAGCCCGGGTCCCGCGGGGGCCGGCGTAGAGAGGAGGAGCTTCCGTCCTCCTGGGGTCTCCAGTCTGCGTGGCTCGGTCCCTCCGAGGGGGTCTTGGTCTGGGAGACCCCCGAGGCCATGCCCCCCTGGAGGTGGGGGCCCGGCCGGGCGGCGGCCCGGGGGTGGGGCCTCACAGGGAGGCGGCTGCGGCTGGCGGCAGCGATGCGGCCGTACAGCGTCGCCATGACGACGGCGGGCAGGTAGAAGGAGAGCAGCGCGGTGCCCAGGGTGAGCGGGGCGCTGGCCAGCACCTGGATGTAGCAGCGGCCAGCCGGGACGGGCCGCCGTGCCGCCAGCGTCTGCCAGCACAGGATGGGCGGAGCCCACAGCAGGAGGGACAGCATCCAGGCGCCGGCCACCATCAGGCCGGCCCCAGCCCCGCTGCGCCGGGCGGGGTAGCTGAGTGGGCGCGTCACGCAGAAGTAGCGGTCCAGGCAGATGAGCAGCAGGCTGAGCACCGAGGCGTTGCTCGCCACGTAGTCCAGCAGCAGCCACAGGTCGCACAGCAGGGGGCCCAGCGGCCAGCGGCCCCCCACCAGGTACACGCCGGCCAACGGCACCGAGGCCACGCCCACCATCAGGTCTGCTGCCGCCAGGCTGAGCACCAGGTAGTTGTGTACGGTCCgcaggcggtggtggagggcgACGGAGAGCAGCACCAGGGCGTTGCCCAGCACCGTCAGCAGGCTGAGGGAGGCGGTCGCCGCGACGATGGAGGCCGTCTGGGTGGTGCTGTAGGAGCAGGGGCACGAGCTATTGGAGCAGGAGCAGGCCAGGGTGGAGGTGTTGATGTCGTTCTCTGGCGCCGACCACATGATTCCTGTCCAAGGAAGAGCGTTTTCCTCAGTGACAGcgcctccaccctaacccccccccagagctacgCCCTAacccctccaccctaaccccccccccagagctacgCCCTAAcgcctccaccctaacccccccccagagctacgCCCTAAcgcctccaccctaaccccccccagAGCTACGCCCTAAcgcctccaccctaacccccccagaGCTACGCCCTAAtgcctccaccctaacccccccagaGCTACGCCCTAacccctccaccctaacccccccccccagagctacgCCCTAAcgcctccaccctaacccccccagaGCTACGCCCTAAcgcctccaccctaacccccccagaGCTACGCCCTAAcgcctccaccctaacccccccagaGCTACGCCCTAAcgcctccaccctaacccccccccagagctacgCCCTAAcgcctccaccctaaccccccccagAGCTACGCCCTAAcgcctccaccctaacccccccagaGCTACGCCCTAAcgcctccaccctaacccccccagaGCTACGCCCTAAtgcctccaccctaacccccccagaGCTACGCCCTAAtgcctccaccctaacccccccagaGCTACGCCCTAAcgcctcca encodes:
- the LOC115550686 gene encoding muscarinic acetylcholine receptor M4, giving the protein MWSAPENDINTSTLACSCSNSSCPCSYSTTQTASIVAATASLSLLTVLGNALVLLSVALHHRLRTVHNYLVLSLAAADLMVGVASVPLAGVYLVGGRWPLGPLLCDLWLLLDYVASNASVLSLLLICLDRYFCVTRPLSYPARRSGAGAGLMVAGAWMLSLLLWAPPILCWQTLAARRPVPAGRCYIQVLASAPLTLGTALLSFYLPAVVMATLYGRIAAASRSRLPVRPHPRAAARPGPHLQGGMASGVSQTKTPSEGPSHADWRPQEDGSSSSLRRPPRDPGSDTPPWRRGLSRSCSTLARWRGRSRERRVTHAVLAVLLVFIATWLPYNVLAVVGSLCRVCVPDALWAAGYWLCYVNSAINPALYALFNGAFRSSFLHLLRCSRAPP